The Rubrobacter calidifluminis genome contains a region encoding:
- a CDS encoding acyltransferase family protein, which yields MSRTPGPINFRQRIGDGRLTRLLNQGGGAGEAVRLEVDGRIHRLEGRGPWTIGRSKSNTVVIPDPYVSRHHAWISRRDGSFYLEDLGSSNGTLLNGIHIDREPLRNGDELSFGRSRARFTTQAEAPARPRDGRPPADHPGRTSGKSGTLPYLPGLDGLRAIAVAAVLLYHANLSWIPGGFLGVTVFFVLSGYLITSLLLSEWGRQGRISLGSFWARRARRLLPALYTLLFVTLAFAAVFLPDELSRLRYDALAAFFYVTNWYFVFSHQSYFQSVGRPSLFEHLWSLAVEEQFYLVWPVLFFVGMRLAGRRGMGFLALLLAVASSVWMGLLYSPDADPSRVYYGTDTRAAELLFGAALAFVRPPGRLHEPGGFLSIPAWRRRLTLPPLALDLTGLAFLGATIVSMLLIGEFEPFLYRGGFALVSLLTLGVIAVAVEPRSRFGTRMLGWEPLRWVGLRSYSIYLWHWPVFDMTRPALDVPMGGWPLLALRLGVTVLLADLSYRFVETPIRRGALGRALARLRESGGSRRRRLATGYATACSLFLGCCLVLVVAAVNAREPKAPSYLAVRSVHTGPDTPAGSERARPSGAQDGRRAVRQPAKHPGHPHRISPSQISAVGDSVMLGAARELQLQLGRGIRIDAIEGLQVQRAISILQRERASGTLGRVVIVAIGNNGPITPEQFDQIMRIAGPSRRVVFVNDKVPRPWEEPNDQVISQGASRYGNASVVDWRSYSENRPALFWSDGIHLRPAGARAYARLIAREVYGRASLRSGSSGSARSG from the coding sequence GTGTCCCGTACGCCCGGTCCCATCAACTTCCGGCAAAGGATAGGCGACGGGCGTCTCACCAGGCTCTTGAACCAGGGGGGCGGCGCCGGGGAGGCGGTCCGGCTGGAGGTCGACGGCCGCATCCACCGGCTGGAGGGGAGGGGGCCCTGGACGATAGGCCGCTCAAAGAGCAACACCGTGGTGATCCCAGACCCCTACGTCTCGCGGCACCACGCCTGGATCTCGCGCCGCGACGGTTCCTTCTACCTGGAAGACCTCGGCTCGTCCAACGGCACGCTCCTCAACGGTATCCACATAGACCGGGAGCCCCTGAGAAACGGCGACGAGCTCTCCTTCGGCCGCAGCCGGGCACGCTTCACCACGCAAGCGGAGGCGCCCGCCAGGCCCCGGGATGGCCGGCCTCCCGCCGACCATCCCGGGCGCACGAGCGGCAAGAGCGGGACGCTCCCCTACCTGCCGGGCCTCGACGGCCTGAGGGCCATCGCTGTGGCGGCGGTCCTCCTCTATCACGCGAACCTCTCCTGGATACCCGGAGGGTTTCTCGGGGTCACAGTCTTCTTCGTGCTGAGCGGGTACCTCATAACCTCCCTGCTGCTCTCCGAGTGGGGCAGGCAGGGGCGGATAAGCCTCGGTTCGTTCTGGGCGCGGCGGGCGAGGAGGCTGCTCCCCGCCCTGTACACGCTGCTGTTCGTGACGCTGGCCTTCGCAGCGGTCTTCCTCCCGGACGAGCTGTCCCGGTTACGCTACGATGCTCTGGCGGCCTTCTTCTACGTGACCAACTGGTACTTCGTCTTCAGCCACCAGTCCTACTTCCAGTCCGTGGGAAGACCCTCGCTCTTCGAGCACCTGTGGTCGCTGGCGGTGGAGGAGCAGTTCTACCTGGTGTGGCCCGTCCTGTTCTTCGTCGGGATGAGGCTCGCGGGAAGACGGGGGATGGGTTTCCTGGCCCTGCTCCTGGCCGTGGCCTCCAGCGTGTGGATGGGGCTCCTCTACAGCCCGGACGCGGACCCCTCGAGGGTCTACTACGGCACCGACACCCGCGCGGCGGAGCTCCTCTTCGGGGCTGCGCTGGCCTTCGTGCGCCCACCGGGCAGGCTCCACGAGCCGGGAGGGTTCCTCAGCATTCCGGCCTGGCGCCGGCGTCTCACCCTCCCACCTCTCGCACTGGACCTCACCGGGCTCGCGTTCCTGGGCGCCACGATCGTCTCGATGCTACTGATCGGGGAGTTCGAACCGTTTCTCTACCGGGGAGGCTTCGCCCTCGTCTCCCTGCTCACGCTCGGGGTCATAGCCGTCGCGGTCGAACCCAGGTCCCGATTCGGGACCAGGATGCTCGGTTGGGAGCCCCTGCGATGGGTCGGGCTGCGCTCCTACAGCATCTACCTCTGGCACTGGCCGGTCTTCGACATGACACGCCCCGCCCTCGACGTCCCGATGGGAGGATGGCCGCTGCTGGCACTGCGCCTCGGGGTAACCGTGCTGCTCGCAGACCTCTCCTACCGGTTCGTCGAGACCCCGATAAGGCGTGGGGCTCTCGGGCGGGCGCTGGCCCGTCTGCGCGAGTCTGGTGGTTCGAGACGCCGCCGCCTCGCCACCGGCTACGCGACGGCCTGCTCGCTCTTTCTCGGCTGCTGCCTCGTGCTGGTGGTAGCCGCCGTAAACGCGAGGGAGCCGAAGGCGCCCTCTTACCTGGCCGTCCGGTCGGTACACACCGGCCCTGACACCCCGGCGGGCTCGGAGCGCGCCCGACCGTCCGGCGCACAGGATGGTCGCAGAGCAGTCCGCCAGCCAGCGAAGCATCCGGGGCACCCCCACAGGATAAGTCCCTCCCAGATAAGCGCCGTCGGCGACTCGGTGATGCTCGGCGCCGCCCGCGAGCTGCAGCTGCAGCTCGGACGCGGGATACGCATAGACGCGATCGAGGGGCTCCAGGTGCAGCGGGCGATCTCGATCCTGCAGCGCGAGCGCGCCTCGGGCACCCTGGGCCGCGTCGTGATAGTCGCCATCGGGAACAACGGCCCCATCACGCCGGAGCAGTTCGACCAGATCATGCGCATCGCCGGACCCTCCAGGCGGGTCGTCTTCGTGAACGACAAGGTTCCCCGCCCCTGGGAGGAGCCCAACGACCAGGTAATCTCCCAGGGCGCCTCCCGCTACGGTAACGCCTCGGTGGTCGACTGGCGCTCCTACAGCGAGAACCGGCCCGCCCTCTTCTGGAGCGACGGGATACACCTCAGGCCGGCGGGGGCCCGGGCCTACGCCCGCCTCATCGCGCGGGAGGTCTACGGCAGAGCTAGCCTGAGGAGCGGCTCGTCAGGTAGCGCACGCTCAGGATGA
- a CDS encoding redoxin domain-containing protein gives MARLEVGERAFCFELPDQRGEPWNLSGQLERGPVVLVFYRGDW, from the coding sequence ATGGCGAGGCTGGAGGTCGGGGAGAGGGCGTTCTGCTTCGAGCTTCCGGATCAGCGAGGCGAACCGTGGAACCTCTCGGGACAGCTCGAGCGGGGACCTGTGGTGCTCGTCTTCTACCGGGGCGACTGGTGA
- the leuS gene encoding leucine--tRNA ligase, translating into MSVKKEYDPGAIESRWRRRWAESGLYKTDEDPGKPKHYALTMLPYPSGDLHVGHWYAMTPSDTRARFMRMRGYRVFFPIGFDAFGLPAENAAIKRGIHPRKWTYSNIENMRGQLRQMGTMFDFDAEVVTCEPEYYRWNQWFFLKFYERGLAYRKKAPVDWCPSCNTTLAREQVVGPDRRCERCGTPVIKRNLTQWLFRITEYADELLDFSKIDWPERVKTLQTNWIGRSEGAEIEFEIEGYGPITVFTTRPDTVFGATFMVLAPEHEAVERITAPERAAEVRAYVEEAARMSEIDRTDITREKTGVFTGACATNPATGERIPVYIADYVLLGYGTGAIMAVPAHDERDFEFATKYGLEIRPVIAPPEWDGSPLEEAYAGEGTMVNSGPFDGTPSGEGREKVTRWLEERGAGRQAVSYRLRDWLISRQRYWGTPIPIVYCEGCGTVPVPEEDLPVLLPEDAEFTPTGESPLKRDPDFYNTTCPRCGGPATRETDTMDTFVDSSWYQYRYLSPHYDEGPFDPEQGRKWLPVDQYTGGVEHAVMHLLYTRFFTKVMRDMGLVDFDEPMVRLFNQGEILGPDGNRMSKSKGNVVNPQEWVDRYGSDVLRCFLMFIGPWNEGGPWDGQGIEGVARWLRRAHSLVVEGEPSGAEADPKELPRRTSRLVKRVTENLETFRFNTAIAALMEHTNYLLAVRGRVDEEEWASALRDFVLVLAPFAPHHAEEMWAELGQPYSVHQQSWPQWDEELVAEEEITLVVQVNGKLRDRIRVPVDVSEEDARRLALESPKVRQHVEGREIRKCVYVPGRVVNLVVG; encoded by the coding sequence GTGTCGGTAAAGAAAGAATACGATCCCGGCGCGATAGAGAGCCGCTGGCGCAGGAGGTGGGCCGAGAGCGGCCTCTACAAGACCGACGAGGATCCGGGTAAGCCCAAGCACTATGCGTTGACCATGCTTCCCTACCCGAGCGGGGATCTGCACGTCGGGCACTGGTACGCGATGACCCCCTCCGACACCCGGGCGCGCTTCATGCGGATGCGCGGCTACCGGGTCTTCTTCCCGATAGGCTTCGACGCCTTCGGGCTGCCGGCGGAGAACGCGGCGATAAAGCGCGGCATCCACCCCCGGAAGTGGACCTACTCGAACATCGAGAACATGCGGGGGCAGCTGCGGCAGATGGGCACGATGTTCGACTTCGACGCCGAGGTCGTGACCTGCGAGCCGGAGTACTACCGCTGGAACCAGTGGTTCTTCCTCAAGTTCTACGAGCGGGGGCTCGCCTACCGCAAGAAGGCGCCGGTGGACTGGTGCCCCTCGTGCAACACCACGCTCGCCCGCGAGCAGGTGGTGGGCCCCGACCGGCGGTGCGAGCGCTGCGGCACCCCGGTCATAAAGCGCAACCTCACCCAGTGGCTTTTCAGGATCACCGAGTACGCCGACGAGCTTCTCGACTTCTCGAAGATAGACTGGCCCGAGCGCGTGAAGACGCTGCAGACTAACTGGATCGGGCGTTCCGAGGGGGCGGAGATAGAGTTCGAGATAGAGGGCTACGGCCCCATCACGGTCTTCACCACCCGTCCGGACACCGTCTTCGGGGCGACGTTCATGGTGCTCGCCCCGGAGCACGAGGCGGTCGAGAGGATAACCGCGCCCGAGCGCGCCGCGGAGGTGCGCGCCTACGTCGAGGAGGCCGCCCGGATGAGCGAGATAGATCGCACCGACATCACGCGCGAGAAGACCGGCGTCTTCACCGGGGCCTGCGCGACGAACCCGGCCACCGGGGAGAGGATCCCGGTCTACATCGCCGACTACGTGCTCCTCGGCTACGGTACGGGCGCGATCATGGCCGTCCCCGCCCACGACGAGCGGGACTTCGAGTTCGCTACGAAGTACGGGCTGGAGATACGCCCGGTCATAGCCCCGCCCGAGTGGGATGGATCTCCTCTCGAGGAGGCCTACGCCGGTGAGGGGACGATGGTCAACTCAGGGCCCTTCGACGGCACCCCGAGCGGGGAGGGCCGGGAGAAGGTCACCCGCTGGCTCGAGGAGCGGGGGGCGGGGAGGCAGGCAGTCAGCTACCGTCTGAGGGACTGGCTCATTTCCCGCCAGCGCTACTGGGGCACCCCGATCCCGATCGTCTACTGCGAGGGGTGCGGGACGGTGCCGGTGCCCGAGGAGGACCTGCCCGTCCTGCTGCCGGAGGACGCGGAGTTCACCCCGACCGGGGAGTCGCCGCTCAAGCGCGACCCGGACTTCTACAACACCACCTGCCCCCGCTGTGGCGGCCCCGCCACGCGCGAGACCGACACGATGGACACCTTCGTCGACTCCTCGTGGTACCAGTACCGCTACCTCTCGCCCCACTACGACGAGGGGCCCTTCGATCCCGAGCAGGGGAGGAAGTGGCTGCCGGTCGACCAGTACACCGGTGGTGTCGAGCACGCGGTGATGCACCTGCTCTACACGCGCTTTTTCACCAAGGTGATGCGCGACATGGGGCTCGTGGACTTCGACGAGCCGATGGTGAGGCTCTTCAACCAGGGTGAGATCCTCGGCCCCGACGGCAACCGGATGAGCAAGAGCAAGGGCAACGTCGTGAACCCGCAGGAGTGGGTGGACCGCTACGGATCTGACGTGCTGCGGTGCTTCTTGATGTTCATCGGGCCCTGGAACGAGGGCGGTCCCTGGGACGGGCAGGGGATCGAAGGCGTCGCCCGCTGGCTGCGCCGGGCGCACTCGCTGGTGGTCGAGGGCGAGCCCTCCGGGGCGGAGGCGGACCCGAAGGAGCTTCCCCGCCGCACGAGCCGGCTCGTCAAGCGGGTCACCGAGAACCTGGAGACCTTCCGGTTCAACACCGCGATCGCGGCGCTCATGGAGCACACCAACTACCTGCTCGCGGTGCGCGGGCGGGTGGATGAGGAGGAGTGGGCCTCCGCCCTGCGCGACTTCGTGCTGGTCCTGGCGCCCTTCGCACCGCACCACGCCGAGGAGATGTGGGCGGAGCTGGGCCAGCCGTACTCGGTGCACCAGCAGAGCTGGCCGCAGTGGGACGAGGAGCTGGTCGCAGAGGAGGAGATCACGCTCGTCGTCCAGGTCAACGGCAAGCTGCGCGACCGCATCCGGGTCCCGGTCGACGTCTCCGAAGAGGACGCCCGCCGGCTCGCGCTCGAGAGCCCGAAGGTGCGCCAGCACGTCGAGGGACGTGAGATCAGAAAGTGCGTCTACGTGCCGGGGCGCGTGGTGAATCTGGTGGTGGGTTAG
- a CDS encoding class I SAM-dependent methyltransferase has translation MERWNDEDSKLFMDLGRYFVPEREYQIGAICALIPVSTYEPFEVLDLCCGEGLLAEAILEAFPRCSVRGLDGSPAMLEAATKRLARFGDRFAAGEFDLTSSSWRGAYGPVRAAVSSLAFHHLDGAQKRALFRDVYHMVQPGGAFIIADLVMPVSEAGVRLAARSWDEAVRERSLKLLGDERAFERFEEERWNLYRYPDPEVDKPSALYEQLRWLDDAGFEGVDVFLMYAGHAVFGGMRP, from the coding sequence GTGGAGCGCTGGAACGACGAGGACTCGAAGCTGTTCATGGACCTCGGCCGCTACTTCGTGCCCGAGAGGGAGTACCAGATCGGGGCGATCTGCGCCCTGATCCCGGTCTCTACGTACGAGCCCTTCGAGGTTCTGGACCTCTGCTGCGGCGAGGGTCTCCTCGCGGAGGCCATCCTCGAAGCGTTTCCAAGATGCTCGGTGCGCGGCCTCGACGGCTCTCCAGCCATGCTTGAGGCAGCGACGAAGCGTCTCGCCCGTTTCGGGGACCGCTTCGCCGCAGGGGAGTTCGACCTCACCTCCTCCTCCTGGCGCGGCGCTTACGGGCCGGTGCGCGCCGCCGTCTCCTCGCTCGCCTTCCACCACCTCGACGGCGCACAGAAGCGCGCTCTCTTCCGAGACGTGTACCACATGGTCCAACCCGGCGGGGCCTTTATCATCGCCGACCTGGTGATGCCCGTCTCCGAAGCGGGCGTGAGGCTTGCCGCCCGCTCCTGGGACGAGGCGGTCCGCGAGCGCTCTCTCAAACTCCTCGGGGACGAGCGGGCCTTCGAGCGCTTCGAGGAGGAGAGGTGGAACCTCTACCGCTACCCCGACCCGGAGGTAGATAAGCCCTCTGCCCTCTACGAGCAGCTCCGCTGGCTGGATGACGCCGGATTCGAGGGGGTGGACGTATTCTTGATGTATGCCGGCCACGCGGTATTCGGCGGGATGCGCCCGTGA
- the modA gene encoding molybdate ABC transporter substrate-binding protein — protein MALVFSLLAGGCGGGQASGGGSSSSSPAAEGSRTLTVFAAASLTNAFGQLAGDFQKEHPGVRVRNNFDASSTLATQIEQGAPADVFASADTQQMRILQKKGLIEGAPRVFAKNREVVIVPRSNPAHIRSFRDLAKPGVKLVLAAKDVPAAVYAMQILGKAARDPSYGSSFKKGVLSNIVSREQDVRAAANRVAVGDADATFCYASDVTPDIRNKVKVVEIPRTLNVVATYPIAVVKGSKNARLAREWVDLVTSQKGQRVLKKWGFMLVSSG, from the coding sequence TTGGCGCTCGTTTTCTCTCTTCTGGCCGGAGGCTGCGGCGGGGGGCAGGCCTCTGGCGGGGGGTCCTCCTCGTCCTCTCCGGCGGCTGAGGGGAGCAGGACGCTCACGGTTTTTGCGGCGGCTTCGCTCACGAACGCCTTCGGTCAGCTTGCGGGTGATTTCCAGAAGGAGCATCCCGGAGTGCGGGTACGCAACAACTTCGACGCCAGTTCGACGCTCGCCACCCAGATCGAGCAGGGAGCTCCGGCGGACGTATTCGCCTCGGCCGACACCCAGCAGATGCGGATCCTGCAGAAGAAGGGGCTCATAGAGGGGGCACCCCGGGTGTTCGCGAAGAACCGCGAGGTGGTGATCGTGCCGAGATCCAACCCTGCGCACATCCGGAGCTTCAGGGATCTGGCGAAGCCCGGCGTGAAGCTCGTGCTCGCCGCGAAGGACGTCCCGGCGGCGGTCTACGCGATGCAGATACTGGGCAAGGCGGCCAGGGACCCCTCCTACGGGTCTTCCTTCAAAAAAGGAGTGCTCTCGAACATCGTCTCGCGGGAGCAGGACGTGCGGGCGGCTGCGAACCGGGTCGCCGTCGGTGACGCGGACGCCACCTTCTGCTACGCGAGCGACGTCACTCCGGACATCCGGAACAAGGTGAAGGTCGTCGAGATCCCGAGGACCCTCAACGTCGTCGCTACATACCCGATAGCGGTCGTCAAGGGATCCAAGAACGCCAGGCTGGCCCGGGAGTGGGTCGATCTCGTGACGAGCCAGAAGGGACAGCGGGTGCTCAAGAAGTGGGGTTTCATGCTGGTCTCCTCCGGCTGA
- a CDS encoding ABC transporter permease, with protein MVWKKEPHKTRRKPSAGSDWFTSGLAVAALGLLAGFISVPLVSLLVWTFDQKAWSAMASPVARQALALSARTTSTTMAILILLGTPAAYILSRARFRGMRALNTLMELPVVLPPSAAGIALLLAFGRMGLLGSGLDAFGIELSFTTAAVVMAEVFVAAPFYVRQVATGFAGVERSVEEAALVDGATKTGAFFRVSVPLAFPALVSGAILAWARALGEFGATIIFAGNFRGVTQTVPLAIYTVFQSDMNAAVALSVLVLGFAFAVILSVRYLTSRSSG; from the coding sequence ATGGTGTGGAAGAAGGAACCCCACAAGACGCGGCGCAAGCCCTCTGCGGGCTCGGACTGGTTCACCTCCGGGCTCGCGGTCGCCGCACTGGGGCTCCTCGCCGGGTTCATAAGCGTCCCGCTCGTGAGCCTCCTGGTGTGGACCTTCGACCAGAAGGCCTGGTCGGCGATGGCCTCGCCGGTCGCCCGGCAGGCTCTCGCGCTCAGTGCCCGCACGACGTCGACGACGATGGCGATCCTGATCCTGTTGGGCACCCCGGCTGCGTACATCCTCTCCCGGGCGCGCTTCCGGGGGATGCGGGCGCTCAACACCCTGATGGAGCTTCCCGTCGTCCTGCCGCCCTCGGCCGCAGGGATAGCGTTGCTTCTGGCGTTCGGGCGGATGGGGCTCCTCGGGAGCGGGCTCGACGCCTTCGGGATAGAGCTGAGCTTCACGACGGCGGCCGTGGTGATGGCCGAGGTTTTCGTTGCCGCACCGTTCTACGTCCGGCAGGTCGCCACCGGTTTCGCGGGCGTCGAGCGCAGCGTCGAAGAGGCGGCGCTCGTGGACGGGGCGACGAAGACCGGGGCGTTCTTCAGGGTGAGCGTGCCGCTGGCCTTCCCCGCGCTCGTCTCCGGCGCGATTCTGGCGTGGGCGCGGGCGCTCGGGGAGTTCGGGGCGACGATCATCTTCGCCGGAAACTTCCGCGGGGTTACCCAGACGGTGCCGCTCGCGATCTACACGGTCTTCCAGAGTGACATGAACGCGGCGGTGGCCCTCTCTGTGCTGGTCCTGGGGTTCGCGTTCGCCGTCATCCTGAGCGTGCGCTACCTGACGAGCCGCTCCTCAGGCTAG
- a CDS encoding DUF92 domain-containing protein gives MFGELFAGLLVTAFFAGMAYALGMISTSGAVGGFVVGVLVYASLGWRGFAVLALFVVGGSALTRVGYRVKQIRGTAEGRGGRRGARNAFANSVVAVVCAGLAAATSRQELFAAAFVASLGAAFADTAASEVGPLFSATPRRITTLERVPAGTDGAVSLPGTLAGAGAALLTAAFGLSLGLLGSPSEAAGVALASFAGMLADSLVGATLPGLGNELTNVACTLVGALVGLSLVAAG, from the coding sequence TTGTTCGGAGAGCTGTTCGCCGGACTTTTGGTGACGGCATTCTTTGCCGGCATGGCCTACGCGCTCGGGATGATAAGCACCTCGGGAGCCGTGGGAGGCTTCGTCGTCGGGGTTCTGGTCTACGCGTCCTTGGGCTGGCGGGGTTTCGCCGTCCTCGCGCTCTTCGTCGTCGGGGGGTCGGCGCTGACCAGGGTCGGCTACCGGGTGAAGCAGATACGCGGTACGGCCGAGGGCCGCGGCGGGAGGCGCGGGGCGCGGAACGCCTTCGCCAACAGCGTTGTCGCGGTCGTCTGTGCAGGGCTCGCCGCCGCGACCTCGCGTCAGGAGCTCTTCGCGGCGGCGTTCGTCGCCTCGCTGGGGGCGGCCTTCGCCGACACCGCGGCCTCCGAGGTCGGACCGCTCTTCAGCGCCACGCCGCGCAGGATAACCACCCTCGAGCGGGTCCCGGCCGGGACCGACGGCGCCGTCTCGCTGCCGGGAACTTTAGCCGGGGCGGGTGCGGCACTGCTCACCGCCGCGTTCGGGCTTTCGCTCGGGCTCCTCGGCTCCCCCTCCGAGGCGGCCGGCGTCGCGCTGGCCTCCTTCGCCGGGATGCTCGCGGACAGCCTCGTCGGGGCGACCCTCCCCGGGCTCGGCAACGAGCTGACGAACGTCGCGTGCACCCTCGTGGGGGCTCTGGTGGGGCTTTCTCTGGTCGCAGCCGGGTGA
- a CDS encoding CPBP family intramembrane glutamic endopeptidase has protein sequence MRTLVWIFLEGGGETSRPRALWRLLLQFVLWQILAGIFAGILFVSWRAAGGGGIGLSLVGFVANLPAVLVSVWLAGRFFDRRRFEDFGFHLGRRWFYDLLFGLVLGAALISGVFAVEDALGWVKVRGTLESLLPGLPFATALLPVLVLYLCVGIYEETFSRGYQLRNLAEGLNLPFIGERGAVVAAWVLSSAFFGLLHLFNPNATAVSAANVALAGLLLGTGYVLTGELAIPIGIHITWNIFEGVVYGLPVSGTSPVGAVFFASRERGPDVWTGGAFGPEGGLLVTAAVLVGMVITAGWVKLSRGRLGIREELARRPGEDGAKSDRMR, from the coding sequence GTGCGGACGCTGGTGTGGATCTTTCTGGAGGGTGGAGGCGAAACCTCCCGACCGCGCGCGCTGTGGCGTCTCCTGCTGCAGTTCGTCCTCTGGCAGATCCTGGCGGGAATCTTCGCCGGGATACTCTTCGTCTCCTGGAGGGCCGCCGGGGGCGGGGGGATAGGCCTCTCGCTCGTCGGCTTCGTCGCCAACCTGCCGGCGGTGCTCGTGAGCGTGTGGCTAGCCGGGCGGTTCTTCGACCGCAGGCGCTTCGAGGACTTCGGATTCCACCTGGGGCGCAGGTGGTTCTACGACCTCCTCTTCGGGCTCGTGCTCGGCGCCGCGCTCATCAGCGGCGTATTCGCGGTCGAGGACGCACTCGGCTGGGTGAAGGTACGGGGAACCCTCGAATCGCTGCTCCCCGGCCTCCCCTTCGCCACCGCGCTCCTTCCGGTCCTCGTGCTCTACCTGTGTGTCGGGATCTACGAAGAGACCTTCTCCCGCGGATACCAGCTCAGAAACCTGGCCGAAGGGCTCAACCTCCCCTTCATCGGAGAGCGCGGGGCGGTGGTGGCAGCCTGGGTGCTATCCTCGGCCTTCTTCGGTCTCCTGCATCTGTTCAACCCCAACGCCACCGCCGTCAGCGCGGCGAACGTGGCGCTCGCCGGGCTCCTGCTGGGAACCGGGTACGTCCTCACCGGGGAGCTCGCTATCCCGATCGGCATCCACATAACCTGGAACATCTTCGAGGGCGTGGTCTACGGACTACCGGTGAGCGGCACCTCTCCGGTCGGGGCGGTCTTCTTCGCCAGCCGCGAGCGCGGGCCGGACGTCTGGACCGGCGGGGCGTTCGGCCCGGAGGGTGGGCTGCTCGTGACCGCCGCGGTGCTCGTCGGGATGGTGATCACCGCCGGGTGGGTGAAGCTCAGCCGGGGACGGCTCGGGATCCGAGAAGAACTCGCCCGGAGGCCGGGGGAAGATGGTGCGAAATCCGACCGCATGCGCTAG
- a CDS encoding tetratricopeptide repeat protein: MEGRESRAETFRRLLERDPENPMVLCSLGIELFKEENYPEARECFRRAIESKPDYSVAYRMLGRTLYELHQDAEAREVFERGREVAERNRDLQTVREIDVFLRRLRKRLEGP, encoded by the coding sequence ATGGAAGGTAGAGAGAGCCGCGCCGAGACCTTTCGCAGGCTGCTCGAGCGTGACCCGGAGAACCCGATGGTCCTCTGCTCGCTCGGCATAGAGCTCTTCAAGGAGGAGAACTATCCGGAGGCGAGGGAGTGCTTCCGGAGGGCGATCGAGAGCAAGCCGGACTACTCGGTGGCCTACAGGATGCTGGGCCGTACGCTCTACGAGCTGCACCAGGATGCCGAGGCGAGGGAGGTCTTCGAGAGAGGCCGCGAGGTGGCCGAGAGAAACCGCGACCTACAGACCGTGAGGGAGATAGACGTCTTCCTGCGCCGCCTCCGGAAGAGGCTGGAGGGGCCCTGA